The DNA segment TTTTTTACGACCAAAGGGCAAGGGGAAGGAACGGGGTTAGGTTTATCGATCGTTTACAAGATCATTGAGCACCATAACGGGAAAATAAGCGTAAAAAGCCAGGAAGGCCAAGGGACAACATTTACGATCCTGTTGCCTATGCGGCAAAAGGAAGAAAAATAAATTCAAATTACCGCTGAAAATCCTTTAAAAGGGGAGACCGAAGAAAGATGCAAAAAATAAAAGTTCTTATTGTGGAAGATGAAAATGATTTGCGTACTTTGATGGCGCTCGAATTAGAAAGCGCCGGCTACTCTGTGTCTCAAGCCGGAGACGGAGACGAAGGGCTGACGGTGGCCGGCCAGATCAGGCCGGACATTATTATCTCTGACGTGGTGATGCCAAAAAAGGACGGAAATCAATTCTTGAAAGATCTACGAAAGGCAGAATTCGGTAAAAAGATCCCGTTTGTCATCTTGACGGCCCGGGTCAAGATGCGGGAATACTTTGAGCTGACCGATGCTGATGCTTTCTTGGAAAAGCCTTTTAAGATGGCTGAATTGGTGGATGTTATCAAGAAAGTTCTTTCAAAAGAACGAAAAGAGAAGATAGGCACCGGGCAAAAAGAGACCATCCCTGAAACGGCAGAAATTATTATGCATGATGATATGACGAAATTACGCGGGATGAGCCCGGTAGAAAAGACTTCTGTCGAAACTCTGTATCCGGGATTGTCCGGGAAATACAAGGTAAAGCGTACTTTTTCTGAAAAGAAAAAGAAGGTCATCCTTCTCGAAAATGATGCGGAGATCTATCGGGAGCTGGACAGCATCCTTACGCAATGGCATTGCGAAGTTCATCTGGTGGCGAATGCCGATGAGTGTCTTCAGGAAGCCATATCTTGGGTTCCGGATATCATTATCCTTAAAGAGATCTTTGAGAAGTTAAATGCGCGGGAATTAGCGGACCGTATCAAAAATATGCCGCGGCTACAAACAATCCCTGTTGTTATCTATAATTATCTGGGGGAATGGAATAAAAGAGTGCAGCCGAAATATTTCGAGTTTAATAAAGACGGGCATCACTTCTTGGGAATGGTCAAGAATTTGATAGAAAAATAACCGATTAAGATTTAACACGGAAAGAGTGTCAAATGTTTACCGCGCTGTTGCTGATTCTTTTTTGGGGAGGTGTTTTAGCTTTCGTTCCGGTAACTTTTTATCTGCTTATCAAAAATCCGCCTTTGCGCCAGCTTGAAACAGTTCGCGGGCGGGGCATTTTTATCATGACGGATGAATCAAAACTTGCCCGGGGGAAAGAATCTCGAGTGAAGACAATTGGGGTCATTTATGCTGTTTCTTGCGCGCTAGTTTTGGTGTGGTATTTGATCAACCGCAAAGAAGGGAGCGGAGTGGTTCCCCTGGATGTCTTTTCATCATTTTCTGTCATTTTGTTTTATTTCTCTATGTTGACGTACATACCTGTTATTTTTTATTTACGCTGGTGTAAACCTTGGCAATATCGGGAAGAGGGTATGTGCTTGACGGGGATTTACCATCTTTACGGAGTGGGTATTTTTGCTTTTGCCGGGTTTTTTCTGTATTCTTGGCTAAAACAAAAAGGGCTGGTCCTTTATCCTCAGCAAGTTTTTTATGCTTTGCTGGGTGCTATTTTTGCCGCCGCCTTACTCTCTTATCTGCCTATTCTTGCCTATGTGTTGGTTAGGGCGCTGCGCTCCTGGCAGGATCGCCCCATACGCCCTAACATTATTTTTGTTATCTATAGCTTATGTTTTGTGGTTTTTTCGATCATTTATGTTTTTGAATGGCTTTACGCCCATTAGAAGCTCTCAAGGTAATAATGCCCTTAAGATACCTCTGGCGTTTTGTTTCCGGAAACCGTTCAATGGCATAACGCAGCATGGTGCGTGGCATTTTTTTGTAATGTGTTCTTAAAAAACCTTCTTCCGTTTTTAGATTGCGTTTTCCCACTTCTCGCAACATCCATCCCACAGCTTTTTGGATGAGGTCTTCCTCGTCGTGCAGTAATGCTTTTGCGATCCTTAGCGTGTCGCCAAAGAAACGGTTTCTAATAAAATAAAAAGTTGCCATTATGGCGATACGTCGCGCCCAGAGGTTTTTTGATCTTGCCAGCCGGTAAAGGATTTGTTTGTCTTTATTGAAAAGAAAATCGCCCATGATCTTTTCTGCGGATAGATCGATCAAGTCCCAGTTGTTGATATATTTTTGGTTCTTTAGGTAGATTTTGTAGACCTTATTTTTCTCTTGGGCAGAGCTCTTCTTATAGCGCTCGATGAGAATGAAAAGTGCGCAAAGCCGTTCTTCGTGAATAGGCGAGTGTAAAAGGGATATGGTATCTCCAAGACTTAAGTCTTTAAATTGTTTCGCGACACTACGTGTTTCAGGGACAGTTACGCCGATAAAAATGTCTCCCTCTCCATACTCACCGGGTCCGGTTTTAAAAAACCGTTGCAAGATCTTGGCTTTCGCCGGGCTGGATAGTTCTTTGAGTTCTTTTTTGATCAGTTTCAACTGAGACATAGGCGTTATTTTAGCTTGTTTAAAACTTAAGTTCAACGTAAAATGTTTTTCCTATGCGCTTATGGTCGCTTCATCCTCAATATCTTGACCGCCAAGGGCTTTTGGCTGTTTGGCGGGAAGGGCTTTTGGCGCAGAAAGTTATCGTCGGAAAAACGAAAGGCTACAAAAATCATCCGCAGTTAGAACGTTTTAAAAGACACTCTAAGCCGCTTTTGGCGATCGGGAACTATCTTTTTTCGATTTATCTAGAGGCAAAAAAAAGAAAATATCAATTTTCAAAAAATAAGATCTTATTTTATTCAAAGAAGAAGTTTCATCTTAAAGTGACAAAAAAGCAAATGGATTATGAGTTCCGGCATCTTTTGAAAAAACTTAAGATTCGCGATAAGAACGTTTATCAAAAAATCAGTGCTACTCGCCGCGTGAAGCCTCATCCGTTATTTTCTGTTGTTTTCGGGAAAATTGAGCCGTGGGAGAGAATAAAAGATTAGGGTCAGTTTTCCTGTTTTGGCGGTTTGGGAAAGTTGTGATACAATAACCCTTCAAAAGTTAATACTATATTAGGGAAGAAAATGACAGCATCAAAAATAAGAACTATCCTGCGCTGGGTTCATATTATTATCGGCTTGATATTGCTGTGCTATATCTATTCGCCGTTTCATCGTTATATTTTGTTTCAAGCTTTTGTAAAATGTGTCGCGATCCCGATCGTGGTGGTCAGCGGTTTGTGGATATGGAAATCGAGTATTTTTAATAAGGTTTTTCACATCAAGTAGTTTTGCAAGAGCGCTTTATTTTCTCTGATTTTACGATATAATAGCGGTATTCATTCTAAATAAAAGGGAGGAAGCTATGAAAAAAGTTTTTGTGGTTACATTATTAGGTTTAGCGATGATCGGTTGCACGACGACACAAAAAGGCGCCGGTGTTGGTGCCGCGGGTGGCGCGATCTTAGGCGGTATTATCGGGCATCAGTCGGGCCATGGAGTAGTAGGCGCGGCGATCGGTGCGGGAGCGGGTGCCGTTGCCGGGGGCGTAGTTGGCGAGAAAATGGATAAAAAATTCTGCCCGAAGTGCGGAGCAGCTTTCACTAATGACGTTCAATTCTGCCCGAAAGACGGAACGGAATTGAAATTAAAAGAATAGATCCCATATTAAAAAATCTTAAGAATTAGAGGTTAACATGCATATTCCAAGTTCAATGCTCAATGGTGCTATTTGTCCGGTGACATTAACAGTTGGAGCTGTCGGCTTAGGATTAGCCGGTTATTGGTCCGGAAAGATCAAGGAAAAACCGGGAGTATTTAAATTTGCCGGCATCACCGCGCTTATTTTTGCTTTGCAAATGCTCAATTATCCGATCCAAGATGGAACGTCAGGACATTTGGTGGGGGCGATGTTAGCCGTAAGTTTCTTAGGTATTCCTTTTGCGGTTGTTTCGATGGCGCTGATTTTAGCTGTTCAGGCTTTTTTCTTTGGTGACGGTGGAATAAACGCATTGGGAGTCAATATTCTTAATATGGGAATTTTGGGAGCTGCTTTATCCGGGTTCTTATTTTATCGCATGATACAAAAAGGGATGAACCGATCTTTAGCGCTTGGATTAGCCGCGTGGTTTTCGGTGTTAATCGGTGCGGTTGCCTGCGCGTTTGAAGTTGCTTTTTCCGGAGCTGCGAGCCTCGAAAAAGTTTTACCGGCGATGTTATCGGTGCATTCTTTGATCGGATTAGGCGAAGGCGTATTAACAGTTGCTATTGTTGCTGTCCTTGGGTCATGTGTGCGTTTTTGGAAAGAAAATTCAAAAGCACTTGCCGTGGGAAGCCTTGGATTAGCAGCTGTCGCAACTACATTAAGCCCTTTCGCCAGCAATTTCCCGGACGGCCTTGAGTGGGTGGCCGAGAAATTCTCTTTTGTGCAGTTCTCAGCGGTGGAATTTCCGGCGTTGTTTCCTGGTTATCAGGCGACATTTATTGGTCACGCCGGCCTATCGAGCGTTGTGGCCGGTTTCATCGGGATTGCCATCATTTTTATTCTTACATCGGCTACAAATCTTTTCCTTCCCAAGGAAAAGTAACTCAAGAATTCTCGCAAAGAAATAACTTGACGTAAATGATTTTTTGTTTATACTAAATAGAAATCATTTCTATTTATGAAAAACCAAAAAGAATTTACGACAAGCCTCAAAAAACACTTTCTTAAAGTCACTCCCAAG comes from the Candidatus Omnitrophota bacterium genome and includes:
- a CDS encoding response regulator; the protein is MQKIKVLIVEDENDLRTLMALELESAGYSVSQAGDGDEGLTVAGQIRPDIIISDVVMPKKDGNQFLKDLRKAEFGKKIPFVILTARVKMREYFELTDADAFLEKPFKMAELVDVIKKVLSKERKEKIGTGQKETIPETAEIIMHDDMTKLRGMSPVEKTSVETLYPGLSGKYKVKRTFSEKKKKVILLENDAEIYRELDSILTQWHCEVHLVANADECLQEAISWVPDIIILKEIFEKLNARELADRIKNMPRLQTIPVVIYNYLGEWNKRVQPKYFEFNKDGHHFLGMVKNLIEK
- a CDS encoding DNA alkylation repair protein; amino-acid sequence: MSQLKLIKKELKELSSPAKAKILQRFFKTGPGEYGEGDIFIGVTVPETRSVAKQFKDLSLGDTISLLHSPIHEERLCALFILIERYKKSSAQEKNKVYKIYLKNQKYINNWDLIDLSAEKIMGDFLFNKDKQILYRLARSKNLWARRIAIMATFYFIRNRFFGDTLRIAKALLHDEEDLIQKAVGWMLREVGKRNLKTEEGFLRTHYKKMPRTMLRYAIERFPETKRQRYLKGIITLRASNGRKAIQKHK
- a CDS encoding pyrimidine dimer DNA glycosylase/endonuclease V, which gives rise to MRLWSLHPQYLDRQGLLAVWREGLLAQKVIVGKTKGYKNHPQLERFKRHSKPLLAIGNYLFSIYLEAKKRKYQFSKNKILFYSKKKFHLKVTKKQMDYEFRHLLKKLKIRDKNVYQKISATRRVKPHPLFSVVFGKIEPWERIKD
- a CDS encoding YMGG-like glycine zipper-containing protein, giving the protein MKKVFVVTLLGLAMIGCTTTQKGAGVGAAGGAILGGIIGHQSGHGVVGAAIGAGAGAVAGGVVGEKMDKKFCPKCGAAFTNDVQFCPKDGTELKLKE
- a CDS encoding energy-coupling factor ABC transporter permease — protein: MHIPSSMLNGAICPVTLTVGAVGLGLAGYWSGKIKEKPGVFKFAGITALIFALQMLNYPIQDGTSGHLVGAMLAVSFLGIPFAVVSMALILAVQAFFFGDGGINALGVNILNMGILGAALSGFLFYRMIQKGMNRSLALGLAAWFSVLIGAVACAFEVAFSGAASLEKVLPAMLSVHSLIGLGEGVLTVAIVAVLGSCVRFWKENSKALAVGSLGLAAVATTLSPFASNFPDGLEWVAEKFSFVQFSAVEFPALFPGYQATFIGHAGLSSVVAGFIGIAIIFILTSATNLFLPKEK